The Hymenobacter chitinivorans DSM 11115 genome segment AAACGAAACGCCCAGAGCTTCGAGCAGGCTGTAGTCAGGGCGGTAGCCGGTCAGGGCGTAGACGTAGTCGGCGGGCAGCTGCTGCTCACCCCCGGGTGTGACGACGGTAACGCCCGCCGCCGAAATACTCTGCACCGTCGTGTGGTAGAAAGCCCGAATTCGGCCTTCGGCAATACGGTTGAGCAAGTCGGGCCGAATCCAGTACTTCACCGACTCCGACACGGCGGCCCCGCGCACCACCAGCGTGACCTGGGCCCCGGCCCGCACGAGCTGCAGCGCCGCTTTGGCCGCCGAGTTTTTGGCCCCGATAATCACCACCGACTGCCCCATGTGGGCGTAGGGCTCCTTGTAGTAGTAGCTCACGTGCGGCGCGTCTTCGCCGGGCACGCCCAGGCGGTTGGGCACGTCGAAAAAGCCAGTCGCCACGATGACAAAGCGCGTGGCCAGCGTGCCTTTCTCCGTCACGACTTCGTAGGCGCCGGGCGTGCCGGTGAGGCGTAACACCCGCTCGTAGAGGCGCAGGGTAAGGTTTTCGGCCACGGCCACGCGGCGGTAATAGTCGAGGGCGTCTTCGCGCAGGGGTTTATAATGAGCCGTGGGGAAAGGGTAGCCCCCGATTTCGAGCAGCTCGGGCGTGGAGAAAAACTCCATGTTGGTAGGGTAGCCCACCAGGGAATTGACCAGGGCCCCTTTATCGACCACGCACACGCTCAGGCCCCGGCGCTGCGCTTCCAGGGCGCAGGCCAGGCCCACGGGCCCAGCCCCGATAACTACCACGTCGTAGGCGGCCGGCGCGGCAGCAGAATTGATATTTTCCAGCATAACACGTCTAATACCCGGGAGCTTTGCTTCTGGTTTACAAAAAAGCGAAGATACCCGCCCGGGCCAGCTTGGCTTAAGGAAGACCAGCGGGTTCTACCTGACGGGGGGAGGATGCAACTTCTGGGTTCCAGACCAAACTGCGTAACTTGGCAGTTCATCCCGCAGTTGGCTTGTTATGCAACGTGTACGTCTGTTTTGGCTGGTTTGCCTGGCACTAAGCTTGAGTGCGGGCTGCAAAAAGGAGAAAACCGATTCGAAAGCCGCCCTGCTGCTCGATAAAAACTGGCAGGTCCAAGCCATTTCCATTACTTCTACCGGTGCCCAGGCCGGCACCGTGGATGGCTACGCCCTGCTGCAGCCCTGCGAAAAGGACAATTACCTGCGCTTCAGCGCCGACAAAACCCTGGAACAAAACGAGGGTGCCAACCGCTGCGCCGACAAGCCCCAGCAGTCGAAAGGCAGCTGGGACGTGCACCCCGACTATACCACCATCAGCTTGCAACTACCCGAATATAGCCGGGTGGCCGCCGTGCAAATGGACATCGTGACGCTGGAAGAAAGCCGGCTGGTGCTGAAGAGCACCGTGGTGCAGCCCGACCAGACCGTAGTGACGCTCACGACCTTCGGGGTGCAGTAGAAGCTTTGGGGCCGTTACGCCCGGCGCTGCCGCCCCTGCAGGGCCCCGGTCGACCACAGGGCCGTGCCGATGAGCACGGGCTGGAAGAAGAGGCGGCCGAGGCGCTTGGCGTCGGTGTCGAGGCCGAAGGCGGAAATATGGTGGGTGTACTGGTGCACGTTGCCGGGAAATACGGCCGCGTAGAACAGTCCTAGCCCTAGGCCCATTTCCCGGCGGCGGCGCTGCCAGAGCAGCAGGGCCAGCCCCAGGCCGATTTCGACCACGCCCGACTGCAGCACCACCGTGTCCTTGTCGAGCGGCACGAAATCGGGGACCTGGGCCTGAAACTCGCGGCGGGCCACGGTGAGGTGGCTCAGGCCGGCTACGATCATAAAGGCGCCCAGGCCGAGGCGGGCCACGTTCTGGGCAGTAGTGGTGGAAGGCTGAGAAGTCATGAGCTTTGAGCTGAGAGTGGAGGCGTGCTGCTCAGCTATACGGGGCGCCGGTAGTAAGAGTCGGTTCTTAGCGACTTGCCCACTCTACTTTGCCAACGCAGCTGTTATCAAGCAGCAGGCACGCTGCTTCGTTTTCCTTATAAGGAAAAACCCGGTGAACCGCCGGATTGGGAACCGAGGAAGGAAAGCTGTATTGCCCGTCCTGGGCGGCAATGCGCGGCACCGAAACCAGCGGCAGCTTTTCGGGAGCCGGAATGACGGCGCTGCCCGCACTGCCCATCATGTGGGCCAGGGAAGCCAGCACATGATACTGCCCGTCCTGCTTCCAGACTAAAGTGCCACACGTGGCGTCGGCGTAGTGCGTCCGGTGGGTTTGCTTGTCGTAGAAATACAGGAACCCCAAATTCCCCGCTGCATTCCATTGAGCAAACGAAACGCTCGTCCTCGAAAAGCTTCGGCTGTTTGGCAAAAGGCAAGGCTGGCTTAGCCGTGTGCCGAGCATGTTGAATCGTGTCGTAAGCGTAGGCTTGCTTAGTGCGCCAGCCAATGAGCTGGTCGTTGGAAATCCAGTGCTGCTCGAAACGCTGGGTGTTAAAGCTGCTGCTCCAGCAGCTCATTGCGGCGCAAATCCTGCAGCCGGTAACACGCAAACTTGCCGGGCGCAACCAGGACCACCAGGCAGTGCCGGTAGATAACGGAATAAGAGGCCGGGTATTCTGCGCCGCCAAACGGGTTGGTTAATCGGACGGTTTGGCGCTGCGACAACAACGGCTGCTCCGCCAGATGCACTTCGAACTGAGGTTGTTTTTGGCAGGTAACGGTTCCGCTGTACACACT includes the following:
- a CDS encoding DoxX family protein, with product MTSQPSTTTAQNVARLGLGAFMIVAGLSHLTVARREFQAQVPDFVPLDKDTVVLQSGVVEIGLGLALLLWQRRRREMGLGLGLFYAAVFPGNVHQYTHHISAFGLDTDAKRLGRLFFQPVLIGTALWSTGALQGRQRRA
- a CDS encoding YpdA family putative bacillithiol disulfide reductase; translated protein: MLENINSAAAPAAYDVVVIGAGPVGLACALEAQRRGLSVCVVDKGALVNSLVGYPTNMEFFSTPELLEIGGYPFPTAHYKPLREDALDYYRRVAVAENLTLRLYERVLRLTGTPGAYEVVTEKGTLATRFVIVATGFFDVPNRLGVPGEDAPHVSYYYKEPYAHMGQSVVIIGAKNSAAKAALQLVRAGAQVTLVVRGAAVSESVKYWIRPDLLNRIAEGRIRAFYHTTVQSISAAGVTVVTPGGEQQLPADYVYALTGYRPDYSLLEALGVSFQDDAARTPTHNPETFETNRLGVFLAGTVCGGLNTSRWFIENGRHHAAIIAARLAEPQAD